From Ornithodoros turicata isolate Travis unplaced genomic scaffold, ASM3712646v1 ctg00001054.1, whole genome shotgun sequence, a single genomic window includes:
- the LOC135376188 gene encoding uncharacterized protein LOC135376188, translating into MSTEKCLVGFSDILDWRPMQFLDLPPGRSCSFCNVIPTLTFVLKCSHVVCKPCYGAVIDSIGLCPFDGHPAHESDILRLSRDEVDNFTVRCCNSSQDCDFVGTVAQAKHHLFSECYFHPVTCNGCNTKVIRNDIVMHIVDKECQGESSVSETPQDSGDVCDIRQTITSCLESLSEKVSAVEEQLNTHTVSIDEAKASIGRIGELMSMLRLDERDRVIPQMVDHTVSVQLLTADRDAVAKLIDEVDVLQRCSEEVTTFTKAEKEGSETKPITRASCGIPREQGTLEKCLVDTSLVTEEKCKGLLEVQGFVGLLRKTSSSEPLAITPNILLCGYSLHI; encoded by the coding sequence ATGTCCACCGAAAAGTGCTTGGTTGGATTTTCTGACATATTGGATTGGCGTCCTATGCAGTTCCTCGATTTACCTCCTGGGAGGTCGTGTTCGTTCTGTAACGTGATTCCCACGTTGACTTTTGTGCTGAAGTGCTCGCATGTTGTGTGCAAACCCTGCTACGGCGCGGTTATTGACAGCATAGGATTGTGCCCTTTCGATGGTCATCCGGCTCATGAAAGTGATATCCTAAGATTATCCCGCGATGAAGTGGATAATTTTACTGTGCGCTGCTGCAATTCGTCGCAGGATTGCGACTTCGTTGGTACCGTAGCGCAAGCGAAGCATCATTTGTTCAGCGAATGCTATTTTCATCCCGTTACGTGCAATGGATGCAATACCAAAGTGATTCGTAATGACATTGTGATGCATATCGTAGACAAGGAGTGCCAGGGTGAATCATCTGTGTCTGAAACGCCTCAAGATAGCGGCGATGTGTGCGATATCCGGCAAACCATAACTAGCTGCCTGGAGTCATTATCCGAGAAGGTGAGCGCCGTTGAAGAGCAGTTGAATACTCATACGGTCTCCATTGATGAAGCAAAAGCGTCTATCGGGAGAATTGGGGAGCTGATGAGTATGCTGCGTTTGGACGAGAGGGATCGTGTTATCCCACAGATGGTGGACCATACAGTCAGTGTTCAACTGCTGACCGCAGACCGCGACGCTGTTGCGAAGCTCATCGATGAGGTGGATGTGCTGCAGCGCTGCTCTGAGGAAGTAACGACTTTCACGAAAGCCGAGAAGGAAGGAAGTGAAACGAAGCCAATCACCAGAGCCAGTTGTGGGATTCCTAGGGAGCAGGGCACGCTGGAAAAATGTTTGGTCGACACTTCACTTGTCACGGAAGAAAAGTGCAAAGGCCTCCTTGAGGTGCAAGGTTTCGTCGGGCTGCTACGGAAGACTTCATCCAGCGAACCACTCGCCATAACCCCGAATATTCTTTTATGTGGCTACTCCCTCCATATATAG